The window CGAACTTCTCGAACATCGACACCTGCGTGCGCGACACCATCGCGGGCGACAATGGCGACGTCGCGGGCCGAACCAACGACAATTTCGGCAGCTCATCGAACAACAACGACCCGGCCAGCTGCACGAACTATTACGGCCTGCGCATCAACCCGTCGGATACGGCCAACATCCGCGCGCAATCGCGGTTCTCGCTCGGCGAAAACCTGACACTGACGGTTGACCCGACCGTGCAATACACGATGGCCAATGGCGGCGGCACGACCGTGATCAACGAAACCGACAACCGCCTCCGCGCGGGCGTCGTCGGCATCGCCAACAGCGACAGCGTCAACGATGCGTGCGCCGTGTTCGTTGGCACCACCGCGGGCGTCGACTTGAACGGCGATTGCGATACGCTCGACAGCGTTCGTCTCTATTCGCCGTCTAACACCAACACGCTGCGCTACGCCGTGACGGCGTCGCTGATTTGGGACCTGAATGACAGCAACCGCGTGATCTTCGGCTACACCTATGACACGGGCCGTCACCGCCAGACCGGCGAGTACGGCTTGCTCGACTCGAGCGGCGATCCGCTCGACGTTTGGGGCGGCAAGGACGAGATCGGCGCCGATCCGATCCTGACTCTCGCTGGCGACGTGTTCCAGAAGCGCAACCGCTTGTCGGTGGCGAGCCTCTCGCAGCCAAGCATCCGCTACATCGGCGACTTCCTGGACGACACGGTGACCGTTGACCTCGGCGTCCGCGCGCCGTTCTTCACGCGTGAACTGGATCAACGCTGCTACGTCACGGCCGGCAGCTCGAGCGATCCGACCTGCCCGAGCGGCACGTTCGTGCCGTCGGGCGTGGCGCCGTTCGAAGCGGAAGTTGAATACGAAGACGTGCTGCCGAGCGTTGGTCTGACGTTCCGTCCGAGCGACACGCAGCAAGTCTATTTTAGCTACGCGGAAGGCCTCTCGGCGCCGCGCACGGACGACCTCTACAACGGTCTCTCCGCCGCGCAGCTCGACGTGGTCGAGCCGGAAACGACGCAATCGTTCGACATCGGCTATCGTTATAGCGGTGAGAACCTCTACGCATCGGTTGGCGCCTGGCACTCGCAGTTCCAGAACCGCATCGTGCGCGTGTTCGACCAAGATCAAGGCATCAACATCTCGCGCAACGTCGGTGACGTTGAAATGCAGGGTGCTGAACTCTCGCTCGGCTATCAGGTCACGGACGCGCTCTCGGCGCTGTTCTCGACCGCTTACACCGAAAGCGAAGTGCAGGATAACCTGCAAACGGGCGTCGATGCCGATGGTCCGGACAACATCGCGGGCAATAGCGACGACAACGCGCCGATCTTCGCGTTGACGGGCGGCAAGACGCTGGTGGAAACGCCGGATTGGACGGCCACGGCCCGCTTCGAGTACGAAATCGGCAACGTGCTGCTCGGTCTGCAAGGTCGCTATGTCGGCGAACGTTGGGCGACCGACGTCAACGACCAAGTCGCTGACTCGTACACGACGTTCGACATCGACGCGCGATACAACGTGAACGACAATAGCTGGCTGCAGTTCAACATCATCAACGTGACCGACGAGTTCTATTTCGGCTCGATCAGCACGCAGGTGGCGACGACCGGTCCAGGCTCGGGCACTGTGCGCTACAATATCGGTGCGCCGCGCACGTTCATGATGTCGCTGCACACGCAGTTCTAAGCCAAACGCGTCTATCCTCCCTAAGACGCAAACCTAGGAAGGAGCGGTCCCCCAGGGCCGCTCCTTTTGTTTTGGGCGTTGGGGGAGCGGGCGGTGCGCAAACAGGAAGGGCGGCGCTTGCGCTTCGCCCTTTTTGCGTCGAGCGGGCTGGCGCGGGCGCGTGCGCTCAACGCGACGCGCGGCGGGCGGTGCGGCTTTGGGCGAAGTCGGGGAAGGTTTCTTCGAGCGAGTCGCGATCGGGCAAGATGTAGAACACGCCGCCGCGCGCGAAGGTGGGCTGGATGATGCGCTCGTAGAATTCGGGCGAGACGTTGATGCAGCCGTGGGTGATGCGGTTGTCGTTCGGCGTCGGCGAGGCGAGACGCTCGGCGCGTCGCTCGCGCGGCACCATCGCGATCGGATGGATGGAAACGGCAGAGTCGTAATCGACCCAGAGCACGGGCCCGGCGTCGACCGACGGGCCATAGCCGCCGACAAAACGCCCGGCCGGCGTCGTGCGGTCGCGGCCTGGAATTGCGGAGAGCGCAAGGCCTGCGACGCCCGGCGCGATGTGATCGCCACGCGCGGAGCCAAACAAGCCAGGCGCTGCGCCGCGCAGGCGTCCATCGGCGCCGAACACCAAGATTTGGGCTGTCTCTTTGTCGATGATCGCGAACGGATAGCCGTGGGCGTCGCGCGAGGCGAGAACCCAGCCCGCAAGTTCGATCGCTGTTGCGGAGACTTCTTGATCGGGCGGCAACTGATCTGCCGCGGAAAGGGGCTGCGCGCCGGCATCCTCGGCCTGGGCGATGCCCAAGGTCGAGAATGCCAGCGCCAGCGAGCCAAGTACGGCTCTGGTTGTTTGCACCCACATGTTCATGCGGCGGTTCCTTAGAACGATAGAAGAAGTCCTTGTCCGAACCGTCGTCATGAAATGTGCGCGAAATTAGCCGCGCGGCCGACGGGCCGGTTGCGTTTCGAGCGCCGTGACACGGCCTTCGATCGCATCGAGGCGCTGGTTGGCGCGTTGCGAGTTTTGGTTCGCGGCCTGCGCGTTTTGCGCTGCGCTCTGCACCTGCGCGTCGATGGAATCGAGGCGCGTATTGATTTGGGCGATATCGTCACGCGTCGCGCAAGCGCCGAGGCTCAAGGCCGCAACCATTGCCGCGCCGGTAAGGTACTTTGTAATACGCATTCTAATATCCCTCATTCTGCGGAACGCAGTTCTGCGCCCACCCCAACGGCGGTAACAATCTTAACCGCTATTGGTTCCGCGAGCTACTCGGCGTTGACCGCGTTTTTTCTGAGGCAAAGAAAGCAGCGTTGAGCGTTCCGCTCGCGCTTGATGCTTGGGTGCTTGGTTTTGCTGAAGTTTCGCCTCTCGCGCGAATGCAGCGAAGGGCGCG is drawn from Vitreimonas flagellata and contains these coding sequences:
- a CDS encoding L,D-transpeptidase is translated as MALAFSTLGIAQAEDAGAQPLSAADQLPPDQEVSATAIELAGWVLASRDAHGYPFAIIDKETAQILVFGADGRLRGAAPGLFGSARGDHIAPGVAGLALSAIPGRDRTTPAGRFVGGYGPSVDAGPVLWVDYDSAVSIHPIAMVPRERRAERLASPTPNDNRITHGCINVSPEFYERIIQPTFARGGVFYILPDRDSLEETFPDFAQSRTARRASR
- a CDS encoding TonB-dependent receptor, with translation MFSKKFLSGAALTALSIAASTGAAHAQSTASQVAEEEMIVVTGSRRDADGLLIEQAPKARTTITEEYITTQTAGQSILNTVNLVPGVNFTNNDAYGSSGGNIRMRGFDGNRISLTVDGVPLNDTGNYAIYSNQQLDPELISRASVNMGTTDVDSPTASATGGTINYTTRVPSDEFGLTVQPSIGSDNFFRGFAMLDTGAFGPTDATAFIAGSYTTYDQFVGPGDLEKIQLNGRLYQPLGGDDFISISGHYNRNRNAFYRQGSAAEWAANPNFSNIDTCVRDTIAGDNGDVAGRTNDNFGSSSNNNDPASCTNYYGLRINPSDTANIRAQSRFSLGENLTLTVDPTVQYTMANGGGTTVINETDNRLRAGVVGIANSDSVNDACAVFVGTTAGVDLNGDCDTLDSVRLYSPSNTNTLRYAVTASLIWDLNDSNRVIFGYTYDTGRHRQTGEYGLLDSSGDPLDVWGGKDEIGADPILTLAGDVFQKRNRLSVASLSQPSIRYIGDFLDDTVTVDLGVRAPFFTRELDQRCYVTAGSSSDPTCPSGTFVPSGVAPFEAEVEYEDVLPSVGLTFRPSDTQQVYFSYAEGLSAPRTDDLYNGLSAAQLDVVEPETTQSFDIGYRYSGENLYASVGAWHSQFQNRIVRVFDQDQGINISRNVGDVEMQGAELSLGYQVTDALSALFSTAYTESEVQDNLQTGVDADGPDNIAGNSDDNAPIFALTGGKTLVETPDWTATARFEYEIGNVLLGLQGRYVGERWATDVNDQVADSYTTFDIDARYNVNDNSWLQFNIINVTDEFYFGSISTQVATTGPGSGTVRYNIGAPRTFMMSLHTQF